ttttagctagtaatttgaaaaagctatagaaacggggcgtgttgttatgattggcgtggttgaattgggcaCGCAAGCATTTGGGCGGAAGTTTCATGCCTTTGGCTACACGGACGATTACTTCTGCACATGCCTGGCTCCAACCTGATCTTTTTATGTAACATGGTAGCGGCCATGGACAGACATTTTtagcttcaattcattacaatgaaAGGAAGCGATGTTGcgtcatccatctttttttacagactATGATCTAATATTGTTCTTGTGTGGTTGCTTTAAAGTAGGTTGTCATTGCTACATGGTTATAAAGGTGTTTTGGATGCTTGTTAGTGCATTGATATGCTGCTAGGGTATTGTGTGTGGTTTATAGACCCCTTTTGCGCGGACGTCACAGcgctagctggaggcaaaacaaACGGAAAACTTACTGGAGGCGGCTAATACAAACCAACACAGGGTCAGCTACACAGGGAGCTTTTAAAATGTCGTCTTGTTGTGTTGTGGTTGCCAGAATCAACGGAGAACAGGCAATTTGAAGTTTTATCGGATACCTGCTTCCACTGCCAGACAAAAAAAAACGAAGACAGCTATGGTTAAAGCTAAGAAAACTCGCTAGCTACCGTCTGTTAAAGCGTTGAGGGGAATCTTTctgcctccagctaagccccgcccacacaaaTACGTCACATTGTTTACCAACTGTAAAAGAGTCTATAGGCAGCAAATATCACATATAAATCAAATGGCTAAAAAACGAACACTAAGAATTAGCATACTCCTaatgtgcgttcacaccagccgcggtaaaGGCAGCAAAATCACGCTGTTTTCATTCGTAGTTGGACGCTTAACactttgagtttactcgcttcattcgtgcgtaaaattctagtcattcgagacattatGCGGAAATtcgagcaagctcctgattggttaacgcaacacgaatatccgccaaagttcagatttttcaactcatgTGTTTCCCGCAGCAACCCTCAACTCACGCGGAATGCGACACAGGGTGCCTATTTGCATCTTtgtattgacttaacatgtgAATCACTCGTGCTTGCCACCTCttccgcatctggtgtgaatgccACAATAGGGGGTGTGtacaacaaggcattttcgacTGCGGGCAATGTATGTATTTAATTGTTTACAATAGAAGCACCACGCTTTTCAAAAAAACTCCACCGGCTCTCTGCTTTTTTCTGTGTTCAGCGATGAGCGCCTAGAGTTGAACAattttcaactttgggtgaatcgcccagcttgtcagtgagtacgtttacatgcacagaataagcggataactatcaaaaatctgcttattacagaaaactgttttcatgcgtttacatgcaaatcaataagccggctatgcagacaaatgcgtttacatgggacttgaagacttatcagttttctcgcaggcagtgacgtcaccacctatagtacacaatagtcgttcaaaaagtcaacggcatatctgtcttaagctgtactgttgtatctcttcttgtgtgtgcagaacctgtaaatgtaacatgagcttctattttaacagtttctctgccaactgcttttgtcgagcggagacttttatgcgcttacttccgcgtgtgacatttatctttcatactcggagacatgcgcacatggacaaaaccgtgagaaagccggttaaggtgtttgtttacatgccacgcgaaattggcgtaatgagcaaaaaactacctgtgccgatcggtttgtgtttacgccgtttatgagctttccccgattaaagaaaacagttttacgcgtttacatgaccccacatgttatcagtttattaagcataatcggcataagactgtgcatgtaaacgcactcttTCACtcagccatccaatcacagtggaggaggggcgggacaaatagcAGAACAACCAACAGGCGCATCGTACGACttgttaaacaaaacaaaagtatCATACCAACCAAAGCACTTAGTTCAAGAAACGCCAGCAAGCGCTAGTTGGCGTCCACCAGTCGCGTTTAATCGATTTGGCGTACACGCCCCCTTATACAATATTATTAGATCCGAGCAATACTTTTAAACATGGCAGCAGGTTGATAACTTtaaatctcattggttcttgcaAACCCCATGATTTTAAAAGCATATATGACAACTAGTCATGAAAAGCACGAGAAGCATCTGTTCTCAATTTTGCTCAAAGTAAGCTGAAATATTCATGTTTTTCACTCACgtattgtttttcatttaaaatagtttaataatggatggatgtgctttctgtttttttttggcCCCTATATATAAGATAAATAACATGAAAGCATTTTAGCTAAAGAAAGTCATACTTGCATGTGTCTGAATTGGCATTAGTgtgaatgaataataagagaATAAGTTTCTTTTCCAGTGAAGAATTCCTTTATTTTGGGAAAACCATTAGTAATAATACACAACTATTACCAagtttttttcatttgtataaGCTGAAGAGAAACACCTGCTGGTCTGAGCCAGTTATTTTCCACTATGACAGTAAATAAACTGTCCACCATGATATCAGTTAGCTCGGTGGTTGGAGGCTCAGTAAAATGGGCGGCACCTCTCACTTTAGGGAAGGACATTGATCTCACATCTCTTTCCGTTTCACACCCTGTCTGTCTCTGctcatgtatgtgtgtgtgtgtgtgtgtgtgtgtgtgtgtgtatgcatgaAAGTGTGTGTCTATTTAAGAGCAAACGTTTGTGCGGGATCACCCAAATCTATGGTCGCAGAGAGATGTGGGTGTCAAGGGAGCACGTGGTGGGACAGGTTTACGATGGAGAAGGTTAGATGCTCAAACAATGATCTGAGGTTCTCTGCGGTTGCTTAAGTGTTTGTGAGGCGTGTGTGTGAGGCGTGTGTGTGAGGCGTGTGTGTTTGCCCTAGTGAGAAAGCAGAAGTGTGTAGTGCAAAGTATATGGCAGTGCTTGTTTGATTTTACTTGCACGCATGAAGTACTGGTGTATGGTAAGATTGCGATAAGTTTGCACATGTGTGAATCGTTAAGTGGTTTGTTTTGCATGTGTTGCAGTGCTTTTGTTTGTTGAAAGATTGTATgcagattaatttttttttgtatctGTATAGATTCATCATACGTGGAATCGTTTTTTTTAAGCGTTTATCTGGTCACAGATTATTTTGCAAATCATTTTGGATGCTGGTCTCCATAGGATGCTATGGCTTTTTATTGATGACTTTGATCATCCAGCTTCATTAAACGTTTTGCACGGCTGTGCTATCTCACCAGCTGTCGCCAAACCAGCAGCATCCATTTTGGACCAGCATAGATTCCAGTGCCGTTCAAAGCTGGACTTTTTAGCAGATAGGTGGTAAATGGTTAATTGTGTGATGGTTTTGACTTTTCTGGAGGAGACATGCATTCTTTTTGATGAATTCTGATTGATGATAGCTAATGTTTGCTTTGTTTTTACCCGCAGGAACGTGGGCCTTTAGCCGCCTCGCTGGTTTATGCAAGCAGGAGGATCTAGACTACAGAAACCCAGAGAAGTCAACGACAACCAAGGCCTGACATTGCACTGGAGAGAAAGTGAATGAAGAAAACCAAAGGTGATACAGATGAATCAGTCAGAGATAAACAGTGAAGCACACTGGACACCATGAGGGAAGAGAGCGAAGGAATTTTACGGTTTCGACTTTCTCTCCCAGTCCATTAAAATTCATTGCGTATATATGCTGATATGAGCCTCAAGCCTTTGGGATCACGAAGGCAACCGCAGCCTTAAGCGAGGGCTTGAGTGGGTCTCCCATCATGTCTTGGTAGCATTGCACATCAAAGTATTAGCCTCAAAATTCCAAAAAAATAGACTCGGACTATGCAAATAGTCTAAATCAAATCTGACAAATAAAAGCTTCCTTTAACATCAGCTCTATAAACATAACCTTGCATACTTTACCATCCACTTTTCCCACTTCCTGGGATTACCAACTCCGGTTCATTCAAACATGGGGTGTCGGCAAAGTTCAGAGGAGAAGGAAGCCGCCAGGCGCTCACGGCGCATAGATCGTCACCTACGTTCAGAAAGCCAACGGCAGCGACGCGAGATCAAACTCCTGCTGCTCGGCACCAGCAACTCCGGTAAAAGCACCATTGTGAAGCAGATGAAGATCATTCACAGTGGAGGTTTCAATCTGGAAGCCTGCAAGGAGTATAAGCCCCTTATCCTCTACAATGCCATCGACTCACTCACCCGCATCATCCGAGCCCTCGCCACCTTGAAGATCGACTTTCACAACCCAGATCGGGCATATGATGCGGTTCAGCTCTTCGCCCTCACCGGGCCTGCCGAAAGCAAGGGTGAGATTACGCCAGAGCTTCTAGGGGTGATGAAACGTCTGTGGGCCGACCCAGGGGTACAAGAATGCTTCTGTCGCTCCAACGAGTATCACCTTGAGGACAACACGGCCTATTATCTAAATGACCTGGACCGTATTTCTGCGCCAGAGTACATCCCAACCGTCGAGGACATTCTGCGCTCACGTGACATGACCACTGGAATTGTCGAGAACAAATTCACCTTCAAGGAGCTCACCTTTAAAATGGTGGACGTGGGTGGCCAGCGGTCGGAGAGAAAGAAATGGATCCACTGTTTTGAGGGTGTGACAGCCATTATATTCTGTGTGGAGCTCAGTGGTTATGACCTCAAGCTTTATGAAGACAACCAGACGGTAAGGATAGCTCAATTATGTCTTCTGGCCTTTGGTGCAACCAGATAACGCAAGCAGGGACAGATGAACTCCATGTTATCTGACCTGGTCTGCATATATCTCTATAGTAAATTCATCCTGTCAGTGGCACAGTGGTGGCAAACTAACTGCGTTTATCATTCTGCTAACCACATTTCCTGTAACACACACATTGAAGCTACATTTGTAGACCTACCAATGGTAAAGTCTCTCgcttgtgttgtgttttaacCATAGACTGTACAAATTATGCATGTAGTGTCCACAACGTCACTCACAggttttgaagccaatagttggcgggctctaccaactgagctacagaagCACAGGCAGGTGTAAACTGGTCTTTTCACCAGGGTACCTGTGAATTTAAAGAGATGATATTTACCTTAGTAAACTAGAGTTTGTTTGCATCCGACAGTAATTAAAGATGTGTTTGTGGCAAGACTTAAGCGAGTTAACTTTCCTAAATGTACGTCAAGCTGCATACCTCCTCTCCATGTGGTGAGGCTAATTGCTTGCCAGTGAGTTCAAAGACTACCTGTGTATGCTTAGGCGAACCTCACAACAAGAACTTTGAAAGTAGTGCATTAGCCTGGAATATCAATTAGCGTTAGGGAGTTAAAAATAAAAGCGTTCTGCACGTCTTGTGGGGGGAGAAGGTACAAGAGTGATAATTGAGTTCACAGTTCAAGGTGTCAGGGCGTACCCGTGGGAATTATCAGATTTAACACTGGGGAAAATCGCTGATGTGATGGGGGCTAGAAAGATAGaaagtttaaaaaagaaaagaaagttgAAAGTCAAAGAGGAAGTGCAGAAACCAAGGGAACAAGTTAAAGTTTTGCTACATGTACCTTACCAGATCTTGCTGTTTTGATTTTCCTTGACCATCATGGAAAAATGGACTGCACGGGGCCTTGCGTGCTTTGTAAACATATGCTGAGTGTGTTTAAACTAAAAAATCAGGGTCTGCGGTGAGCCTCTGAATTAGATTACCCAATAAACATTCTCAGACCTGGCCCGAAAACACCAGCGCTTGCTGCCAATCTGCTCTGGTCATGCCAATACTGATCAGAATTTCTAAAATGACAGCCATCCTGGTGCATTTCTTTTTTGGCATCCATCATAATACAACGGGGATCAGTACAAGCTCTGAATGATCAGAGTGGCAGCAAAAGATTTTAAGCAATGCTCCATGGTCTTGAGAAAGTCTGAAAGGGGCAGAGATGAACATCATCAAAGATGTAGAGCAACAATTCACTGAAAAATGTTGTCAATGGAAATTAATCTTATGAATATTGCCAATGAAACTATGAAAGTTTTGGCTTTAGTTATGTTAATCTTAAGGTTATCTGTAAATTAGTGTGCTGCAAAACATTAACAGAATGTACATAGGAGATTCATAGCATTTAAAACATACAGTCCTTTACTTttgctaaaacacattaaaagtcctgttctttgtgtttttgaagctttcaTTGTGTATACAgcgcgcaatataacatgttcaagtttcacgtgtaaaaaaacagtatttttcacacaatttacgtatctgtatagcgctgttttcactgtcctcaaaacggctgatgtcttccttgttctatgaagtccctccttcagaaatacgtatcgagttctgattgtgtagtttgtttagtgtgtcgtgattcgatagcagcctagcttgccgttagcttagctggcgactgacgtattcctgtgggcggagtttagtcaaaaaactgttctagtgacgtcattaaagcaggaagtgaGGCTGTAGTACAAACCGACCATTCGCTTAAGGCTTTGAAAGGAGATTTctcttaaagaaaatatatcgcctggcagttaaaggcgctctaagcgaattgaagcgttttagaccataaaacatttttttttacataccggaaacatctcctcactatctgcttgctgcctgtccgctgatcaaactgtaaaaaacgcgatctctgtagacagcccaggcatcacaaacggcaatatcaacaagtggccaaacctagcatcacaaaacaaaacaaagtattccagccaataaacgacaaaaaggatttgggggtgggggttgggcgcgttcatgaaagcacggaagggagggggagggggaggagttagctacgctccgtctgtttgaaaacagtttcaaacgtcaacaataactaacgtctcgcagattcgcttagagagcctttaactTTGACCTTTATCATTTAACAGGTATTAGTTTTGCTATTATAGatattacacactaactagggttaaaaaaatgggatcaaaAAGAATGCGATCTTTAACTattttttatgacatcattctgcacttCTTATCAGATTCCAGGCTGTGAGTTAAAGTAAATGCTATTGGCTATTTTAAAAGTGGAAAGGGTCACTCAATCTGTCCCGCcccaacttcctgtttcaatGGAAATACATCATCGCAtcgaacaaagttgcacatttcAAGACACTTCAGTTGCTAAAAAATGTATTCACATATTTACATATCCGGTTATACTAAATGAGGAAAGGGTGTAGTTACATTCAGGCTATTTTAATAAGAAGTGATTGTCATAGTAcaaacattttcatattttgatGCTCAAATATGAGTTTTAAGGGACTAAATTATCTACTACAAGATAATTATATCACTAGTGATGCAGTAATGTGTCTGCATACAAGATTTTTCTATCCATTATAAAAATGCAGTTAGATGCAGAAGTCTACAGTTATATTTATTGCATCTTCACAAAAGCAtgcttatatttttataacCAAGTTGCATGATTACTGAACATGAAGTATTTGCCTTTCATCTTGTGACATGTCTAAATTTAATCAGTCCAATAAACACATGCAGATCATTTGGTTTAATCTCCAAAAACTGTATAACTGAAACAAATGTGTGTGACATCCCGGGCGACATGAAACATGCATGTAAGATGTTCCCAACCAAGGTTATCCTGCAACGACTCAAAACCTTCTGCGAATAATGAATAAACTGTGTGTTTAGCTGTCTCGAGCTTTGCAAAAAGCAGTTACATTCGGCTTTAAGTGGAGTGATATTTAATAGGTTGTGGTTGACCAGATTTCCAGGAAACGTTTTAGTTACAGCTTTAAATCCCACCTGATGATTTCCTGTAATGCCTGACGTCTTGAGCTAAAGCTAACAAAGCATTGCATGGAGACCAACTGATATTGCCAAGAGCACCTTTAAGTATTTTTATACCTAATAAAAGCAAAACAGATTTAAGAAATATCTTCCCTGCTGTAATCCCACAGAAACCATATTCTCGCACATCTGCTGCAAAAGCTTTTCAGTAATGCGTCG
This window of the Paramisgurnus dabryanus chromosome 10, PD_genome_1.1, whole genome shotgun sequence genome carries:
- the gnaz gene encoding guanine nucleotide-binding protein G(z) subunit alpha — its product is MGCRQSSEEKEAARRSRRIDRHLRSESQRQRREIKLLLLGTSNSGKSTIVKQMKIIHSGGFNLEACKEYKPLILYNAIDSLTRIIRALATLKIDFHNPDRAYDAVQLFALTGPAESKGEITPELLGVMKRLWADPGVQECFCRSNEYHLEDNTAYYLNDLDRISAPEYIPTVEDILRSRDMTTGIVENKFTFKELTFKMVDVGGQRSERKKWIHCFEGVTAIIFCVELSGYDLKLYEDNQTSRMAESLRLFDSICNNNWFTNTSLILFLNKKDLLAEKIKRIPLTVCFADYKGQNTYEEAAVYVQRQFEDLNRNKETKEIYSHFTCATDTSNIQFVFDAVTDVIIQNNLKYIGLC